A genome region from Maylandia zebra isolate NMK-2024a linkage group LG6, Mzebra_GT3a, whole genome shotgun sequence includes the following:
- the pld5 gene encoding inactive phospholipase D5: protein MAGPTPQEPLKTQQKCIAIFALVCCFAVLVALIFSSVDIWGDDEDGITEENCSKDCHIVLVENIPDDLSFSMDGRPHLPVSVGFHTLLDQAKHSIEVVSSAWDLNSWDLETIPNPAKQGQLLFQRLLRLKSRGVKLKIASSLTNSTELKALAAHNAEVHFVNMTLFTRGGLHSSFWIVDRKHIYIGSADMDWRSLSKRKELGVVVYNCSCLALDLHRVFSFYWQLHERDYIPSIWSKRVTALYGKNNALQLQLNSTPATAYVSTSPELFCSKDRTRDVDAIYQVIQSAKTFIFISVTDYLPLVKRSFRGTSVTRYWSSIDEVIREAVVLRGVKVRLLISFWKKTHPLTFNFVTSLKSLCVQLYNCSLEVRFFSHKEQNDDIQLGLNHNKYMVTDNAVYIGNHDWVGSDFAINAGVGLVVKMNGSAEDRGVTILEHVKATFERDWRSRYAQSRHGVKDQQGKYRNLQQGKKYMETKEENEWNYPLYL, encoded by the exons ATGGCAGGACCAACCCCACAGGAGCCATTAAAG ACCCAGCAGAAGTGCATTGCCATCTTTGCCCTTGTTTGCTGCTTTGCTGTTCTGGTAGCACTGATCTTCTCATCTGTGGACATTTGGGGGGACGATGAAGATGGAATCACCGAGGAAAACTGCAGCAAAGACTGCCA CATTGTACTTGTGGAGAACATTCCAGACGACCTCTCTTTCTCCATGGATGGCAGACCCCACCTTCCTGTCTCCGTTGGCTTTCACACACTgttggaccaggcgaagcactcAATTGAAGTGGTGTCATCTGCCTGGGACTTAAACTCCTGGGACCTGGAGACAATCCCAAACCCCGCCAAACAG GGTCAGCTTTTGTTCCAGAGACTGCTCAGGCTAAAATCTCGTGGGGTTAAGCTGAAGATTGCCAGTAGTCTGACAAACTCGACTGAGCTGAAGGCCTTGGCAGCACACA ATGCAGAGGTTCATTTTGTTAACATGACACTTTTTACCAGAGGCGGACTCCATTCCTCATTCTGGATAGTGGATCGGAAGCACATTTACATCGGGAGCGCTGATATGGACTGGAGGTCACTCTCCAAG AGGAAAGAACTGGGGGTGGTGGTGTATAACTGCAGCTGTCTGGCTCTGGACCTCCACCGAGTCTTTTCATTTTACTGGCAGCTCCACGAAAGGGACTACATCCCCTCCATCTGGTCAAAGAGAGTAACTGCTCTCTATGGAAAGAACAATGCCCTGCAGCTACAACTTAACTCCACCCCCGCCACCgcttatgtgtct ACCTCTCCTGAACTCTTCTGCTCCAAAGATCGCACCCGAGATGTAGATGCCATCTATCAAGTCATTCAGAGTGCAAAGACATTTATCTTCATATCAGTGACAGACTATCTCCCTCTGGTGAAAAGGAGTTTCAGAGGAACCTCAGTCACAAG GTATTGGTCGTCTATCGATGAAGTCATCAGAGAAGCTGTGGTATTAAGAGGGGTCAAAGTTCGTCTGCTCATAAGCTTCTGGAAGAAAACTCATCCACTCACCTTTAATTTTGTGACCTCCCTCAAGTCACTCTGCGTTCAGCTTTACAATTGTTCCCTGGAAGTG CGTTTTTTTAGTCACAAGGAGCAGAACGATGACATTCAGCTTGGGCTCAACCACAACAAGTACATGGTGACCGACAATGCAGTCTACATTG GGAACCATGACTGGGTTGGCAGTGATTTTGCTATTAATGCAGGAGTTGGATTGGTGGTCAAAATGAACGGCAGTGCTGAAGACAGAGGAGTGACAATCCTGGAACATGTCAAAGCTACTTTTGAAAGGGACTGGAGGTCCCGCTACGCTCAGAGCCGACATGGAGTCAAGGATCAGCAGGGAAAATACAGAAACTTGcaacagggaaaaaaatatatGGAAACTAAGGAGGAAAATGAATGGAACTACCCTTTATATTTATAA